One part of the Desulfonema ishimotonii genome encodes these proteins:
- the cas1 gene encoding CRISPR-associated endonuclease Cas1, which produces MSRTLYMETYGLSLRKSDETLSILKQGRPLHQCPAIAVEAVVVFADGVSISGGAVRLCQSHSIPIFFMSGNGCGPSVLAPAECRWPDRQVAQIRACESPERVFAVCRGIVTGKVRNQLSLMKYYGNSGRSQRFADAVAACENEEKAVRSALSDIKPDAVPGEMRTRFFNAEARVARKYWQAVAALVRSSAEFPGRHHQGACDPVNSLLNYGYAILRSRVHHAILRSGLSTCFSFLHAIQDGRPSLVFDMMEEFRAWGVDRVVLSMLGRGRKVALDGKGRISSADRRFLIEQLEKRWKKDGLNKLLDCQLKGLRRVTEHGEAYSPLFFRSNGSVCRPNE; this is translated from the coding sequence ATGAGCCGTACCCTGTACATGGAAACCTATGGCCTGTCCCTGAGAAAATCCGATGAAACCCTGAGCATTCTGAAGCAGGGCAGGCCGCTTCACCAGTGCCCGGCCATTGCGGTGGAGGCGGTGGTGGTTTTTGCGGATGGCGTAAGTATCTCCGGCGGGGCCGTTCGCCTGTGCCAGTCGCACAGCATTCCGATTTTTTTCATGTCGGGGAACGGGTGCGGCCCGTCTGTGCTGGCACCGGCAGAGTGTCGCTGGCCAGATCGGCAGGTGGCCCAGATCCGTGCGTGTGAGTCGCCAGAGCGGGTGTTTGCGGTGTGCCGGGGGATTGTGACCGGCAAGGTTCGTAATCAGCTTTCCCTGATGAAGTATTATGGAAATTCCGGCAGATCCCAGAGGTTTGCCGATGCGGTGGCGGCCTGTGAAAATGAGGAAAAGGCCGTGCGTTCAGCCCTGTCAGATATAAAACCGGATGCGGTTCCGGGGGAGATGCGAACACGGTTTTTTAATGCCGAGGCCCGTGTTGCCAGAAAGTACTGGCAGGCGGTTGCCGCGTTGGTGCGGTCGTCTGCGGAGTTTCCCGGACGACACCATCAGGGGGCCTGTGATCCGGTTAACAGTCTGCTCAATTACGGGTATGCGATTCTGAGGAGCCGGGTGCATCATGCCATTCTCCGTTCCGGGCTTTCGACCTGTTTCAGCTTTCTGCATGCGATTCAGGACGGCCGCCCCAGTCTGGTGTTTGATATGATGGAGGAGTTCCGGGCCTGGGGGGTGGACCGGGTGGTGCTGAGTATGCTGGGCCGGGGCCGGAAAGTGGCGCTTGACGGGAAGGGGCGGATTTCGTCTGCGGACCGGCGGTTTCTGATTGAGCAACTGGAAAAGCGATGGAAAAAGGACGGGCTGAATAAGCTGTTGGACTGCCAGTTAAAGGGGCTTCGCCGGGTTACGGAGCATGGGGAGGCGTATTCGCCGCTATTTTTCCGGTCGAACGGGTCTGTGTGCAGGCCGAATGAATAA
- the tnpA gene encoding IS200/IS605 family transposase — MAFWRFYYHIVWCTKDRNRLITPDVEPELYKYISGKTDSLQCIPHAIGGIEDHLHLVVSIPPKISVSEFVKNVKGSSSHFLNQLKPFAWQRSFGAFTLGARQLDHAIRYVRRQKEHHRDKTTINALERIDEKSKS; from the coding sequence ATGGCATTTTGGCGATTTTATTACCATATCGTGTGGTGTACAAAGGACAGAAACCGGTTAATCACGCCGGATGTGGAACCTGAGCTTTATAAATACATTTCAGGGAAAACGGACTCGTTGCAGTGTATCCCTCATGCAATCGGCGGAATCGAGGATCATCTTCATCTGGTTGTATCCATACCGCCGAAAATATCCGTTTCCGAATTTGTCAAAAATGTAAAGGGAAGCAGTTCCCATTTTCTGAACCAGCTGAAACCATTTGCATGGCAAAGAAGTTTCGGAGCTTTTACGCTTGGTGCCAGGCAGCTTGACCATGCGATCCGCTATGTCCGACGACAGAAAGAGCATCACCGCGACAAAACGACAATAAACGCATTGGAAAGAATTGACGAGAAATCAAAATCCTGA
- a CDS encoding EcsC family protein gives MTANALEKIVTRTIDTALPSISDYVDGLRQKNPELTSYELARKIVRRKAMKSGLVGAVTGAGGAISMPVSIPAEVIATWHIQVSMILAVAHTFDQTGDTADLRTDIFLIIAGNSVKEALKQVSIEAGKEITEKAIRQYITREMAEKAGRAVSRKVIARAGEKSLASSMKLVPLIGAPIGFAFDWTAAIISGKVAINYYSGRG, from the coding sequence ATGACCGCCAATGCACTTGAAAAAATCGTGACCCGCACCATTGATACCGCCCTGCCCTCCATCAGTGATTATGTGGACGGGCTGCGGCAAAAAAACCCGGAGCTGACATCTTATGAACTGGCCCGGAAAATTGTCCGGCGGAAAGCCATGAAGAGCGGACTGGTGGGGGCTGTGACCGGTGCGGGCGGCGCCATCTCCATGCCTGTGAGCATACCGGCGGAGGTCATTGCCACCTGGCATATACAGGTATCCATGATACTTGCCGTTGCCCATACCTTTGATCAAACCGGCGACACCGCCGATCTCAGAACTGATATTTTTCTGATCATAGCCGGAAACTCAGTCAAAGAAGCTCTGAAGCAGGTCAGTATTGAAGCGGGAAAAGAGATTACCGAAAAAGCCATCCGGCAATACATTACCCGCGAAATGGCGGAAAAGGCAGGGAGAGCGGTTTCCCGGAAGGTCATCGCCCGGGCCGGGGAAAAAAGCCTGGCAAGCTCCATGAAACTGGTGCCTCTGATTGGCGCTCCCATCGGGTTTGCCTTTGACTGGACAGCAGCTATCATATCAGGAAAAGTCGCGATAAATTACTACAGCGGACGCGGTTAG
- a CDS encoding type III-E CRISPR-associated RpoE-like sigma factor, whose amino-acid sequence MSLNHPCLSARAASPECTVCPVFKAGHQEAFVKILEKKVRFLESRKHLSPEDKEDILSEFVLQIQSSTSSFKGQNAKFETWAYRIFQNVWADFFRKIKNFKTQRTDDGIYIQETIKVKKTDKDGREMLEEKARTGVFLPYKENIEDRIESREIFSIFRKAVKDPKKAFCYHLLVNHYTWKSEGLKQDEMAARYEMRHDTFRKRLSECRSRFKQYLKEVTQ is encoded by the coding sequence ATGAGTTTAAATCATCCCTGTTTGTCTGCCCGTGCTGCGTCACCCGAATGTACTGTTTGTCCTGTTTTTAAGGCTGGGCATCAGGAGGCATTTGTCAAAATTCTTGAAAAAAAGGTTCGGTTTCTCGAAAGCCGAAAACATCTGTCACCGGAAGACAAGGAAGATATTCTCAGCGAATTTGTTCTGCAAATCCAGTCTTCCACATCCTCATTTAAGGGACAGAATGCAAAATTTGAAACCTGGGCCTATAGAATATTTCAAAATGTATGGGCTGATTTTTTTAGAAAAATCAAAAATTTCAAAACGCAGAGAACCGATGACGGCATTTATATTCAGGAAACAATAAAAGTAAAAAAAACGGATAAAGACGGAAGAGAAATGCTTGAGGAAAAAGCAAGGACGGGCGTATTTCTTCCATATAAAGAGAATATCGAAGACAGAATTGAATCGCGGGAAATTTTTTCAATTTTCCGCAAAGCAGTAAAAGATCCGAAAAAGGCATTTTGCTATCATTTGCTTGTTAATCATTATACTTGGAAAAGCGAAGGGTTGAAACAGGATGAAATGGCGGCTCGGTATGAAATGAGGCACGATACCTTCAGAAAACGCCTTTCAGAATGCCGCTCAAGATTCAAACAATATCTGAAAGAGGTTACGCAATGA
- the csx31 gene encoding type III-E CRISPR-associated protein Csx31, whose protein sequence is MTIPEICREPGYVFYEGIFESVLSRDCYCFKVENEDYSGEVIMEKHYSPDNVQLKSGKPVTDLVVVRYEKNRLFVAMNNYFDDLMGHFFNTDRGVFVKNIPFPNWERAWETAFAHTNYQPEKLQLKKREHRNERWIEVKSPRCRIPAHEHSHISDMDGEPVFFPASFYNIQNRDRNGRLIPRALYKTEGMEEMPCYFKGEFSPESGNTRTVHIYLHGITFPSKWHYSVLKHMICLPKFKGKDDNRDLWKAFDGEEPLEPDVEIVQACKLKCKDSCDERHCQKEKIFKNVHKKIRTACERYLRRAIIFFPQHTDKALRIWQDRKSQCGKPKFIEVDCLNKIENNIFRQALGQEELERNEILILRGYSYDWDSAEEPTIHLSIVTMYAGPLKGKMPRENAFKKDFRLTGNGKLSISEN, encoded by the coding sequence ATGACAATTCCCGAAATCTGCCGCGAGCCAGGATATGTTTTTTACGAAGGAATTTTTGAAAGTGTTCTTTCGCGTGACTGTTATTGCTTTAAAGTGGAGAACGAGGATTACAGCGGAGAGGTGATAATGGAAAAACATTATTCCCCCGACAATGTGCAGCTAAAAAGCGGTAAACCTGTCACTGACCTTGTTGTTGTTAGATATGAGAAAAACCGTCTGTTTGTGGCCATGAATAATTATTTTGATGATCTGATGGGGCATTTTTTCAATACGGACAGAGGAGTTTTTGTAAAAAATATTCCTTTTCCAAACTGGGAAAGGGCTTGGGAAACAGCGTTTGCCCATACAAATTATCAGCCTGAAAAGTTGCAACTCAAGAAGAGAGAACACAGAAACGAACGATGGATTGAGGTAAAAAGTCCCCGGTGTCGGATACCTGCCCATGAACATTCTCATATCAGTGATATGGACGGGGAACCAGTGTTTTTTCCTGCCTCATTTTACAATATACAAAACAGAGACAGGAACGGCAGGTTGATTCCCCGCGCACTGTATAAAACCGAAGGCATGGAGGAGATGCCCTGTTACTTCAAAGGGGAATTCAGCCCGGAATCCGGCAACACCCGGACAGTCCACATTTATCTGCATGGCATAACGTTTCCTTCCAAATGGCATTATAGCGTATTGAAGCACATGATCTGTCTTCCGAAATTCAAAGGCAAGGATGACAATCGCGACCTGTGGAAAGCATTTGATGGAGAAGAACCGCTTGAACCAGACGTAGAAATTGTGCAAGCGTGTAAACTGAAATGCAAAGATTCATGTGATGAAAGGCATTGCCAAAAGGAAAAAATTTTCAAGAATGTTCACAAAAAGATCAGAACAGCGTGTGAACGGTATCTGAGACGGGCCATCATATTTTTTCCCCAACATACCGACAAAGCTCTGAGGATTTGGCAAGACAGGAAGAGCCAGTGCGGAAAACCCAAATTTATTGAGGTGGATTGTCTGAATAAAATCGAAAACAACATATTCAGACAAGCTCTCGGGCAGGAAGAGTTGGAGCGGAATGAAATTCTCATCCTCCGGGGATATTCATATGACTGGGATTCCGCCGAGGAACCAACGATTCATCTGAGTATTGTCACAATGTATGCAGGCCCCTTAAAAGGGAAAATGCCCCGTGAAAACGCATTCAAAAAAGATTTCAGGCTGACCGGAAACGGCAAACTTTCCATATCGGAGAATTAA
- the csx30 gene encoding type III-E CRISPR-associated protein Csx30: MNTTTYNTTTDALLEWGKVYFQKEDFSEFLDNLEAYISDAGDSLKDELESGVEKLVLGIKSAEAVIFGEAVIGTTPENEAWYDAEESFLTLDCAVWLSQALDRVVRRQDASLADSLIARLDEAINRVAEKLYADNLSPLRFSSLNEIRRSALEATDEKYHYLFPWHGAACDVDENILLILTEEYHLIGADKAGANLSEELRGDLPFIFAELERDEVLRAYVEKENALSLALENTMREHWAFGLLEAARDEGYNHPYPADVGMRIHQVARAVFSQTNLSPAERLAVAIAGACFTPEISEDRRLEILLDCEERVCEIEAPTGDDTSVRVIKDLKALADHRVRHEIPAESLVSLWFEQIEAAGTDFDTKTPMDELVLRMLSDNVITLSVDRKAASQTETDDVKPQKGKIIPFPVPDIANDEVEYQKAVGMKKDKKAANDSKVKFPGLLEIQGCRDGDKAILLEDTDDAAANHRKLFSILKAGKLNSAFFIQSDDGEWVESESKPTMEDNRIILHDSHHSSFVWILDTGSMQLRQSVKCVKDALNKKTGSAKKLKPKTMIVWVTIPQEG; this comes from the coding sequence ATGAATACAACAACATACAACACCACAACAGACGCGCTTTTGGAATGGGGCAAGGTATATTTTCAGAAAGAGGATTTTTCTGAATTCCTTGATAATCTCGAAGCGTATATTTCAGATGCCGGGGACAGTCTGAAAGATGAACTTGAGAGCGGGGTGGAAAAGCTTGTTTTGGGCATAAAATCGGCGGAAGCAGTTATTTTCGGAGAGGCTGTGATCGGGACTACGCCGGAAAATGAAGCATGGTACGATGCCGAAGAATCCTTTCTGACTTTGGATTGTGCCGTATGGCTGTCCCAAGCGCTTGATCGCGTTGTTCGCAGGCAGGATGCGTCATTGGCCGACAGCCTGATCGCCCGCTTGGACGAAGCCATAAACCGCGTCGCCGAAAAACTGTATGCGGACAATTTATCTCCGCTTCGTTTTTCATCGCTCAATGAAATCCGTCGAAGCGCTCTGGAGGCAACGGATGAGAAATATCATTATCTGTTTCCCTGGCACGGGGCCGCATGTGATGTTGATGAAAACATTCTGCTGATTCTGACGGAGGAATATCATCTGATCGGGGCAGATAAAGCCGGAGCCAATCTTTCAGAGGAACTGCGGGGCGACCTGCCTTTTATTTTTGCCGAGTTGGAGCGGGATGAGGTGCTGCGGGCATATGTTGAAAAGGAGAACGCCCTTTCTCTTGCTTTGGAAAATACCATGCGGGAACACTGGGCATTCGGCCTGCTGGAAGCGGCCCGTGATGAAGGGTACAACCATCCCTATCCCGCAGATGTCGGGATGAGGATTCATCAGGTTGCCCGTGCCGTATTTTCCCAGACAAACCTCTCTCCGGCGGAACGCCTTGCTGTTGCCATAGCCGGGGCCTGTTTTACGCCTGAGATCAGCGAAGACCGGCGGCTTGAGATTCTGCTGGACTGTGAGGAGCGGGTGTGTGAAATCGAAGCCCCGACCGGAGACGATACATCCGTCCGCGTTATTAAAGACTTGAAAGCGCTGGCCGATCACCGTGTCCGCCATGAAATCCCGGCAGAAAGTCTTGTCAGTCTGTGGTTTGAGCAGATTGAGGCGGCGGGGACGGATTTTGATACAAAGACACCGATGGATGAATTGGTGTTGCGAATGCTTTCCGATAACGTCATCACTCTGTCTGTTGACCGAAAAGCGGCTTCTCAGACAGAAACAGATGATGTGAAACCGCAGAAAGGAAAAATCATACCCTTTCCTGTTCCTGATATTGCCAACGATGAAGTTGAATACCAAAAAGCTGTGGGAATGAAGAAGGATAAAAAGGCGGCTAATGACAGCAAAGTCAAATTTCCCGGCCTGCTTGAAATCCAGGGTTGTCGTGACGGGGACAAGGCTATTTTGCTGGAAGACACAGACGATGCGGCAGCTAATCACCGGAAACTGTTTTCCATTCTGAAAGCAGGTAAATTGAATTCAGCTTTTTTCATTCAAAGCGATGATGGAGAATGGGTTGAGTCGGAATCCAAACCGACGATGGAAGATAACCGTATCATATTACATGACAGCCATCATTCCAGCTTTGTATGGATATTGGATACCGGTTCCATGCAGCTCAGACAGAGTGTAAAGTGTGTCAAAGACGCATTGAATAAGAAGACAGGGAGTGCGAAGAAACTGAAACCGAAAACAATGATCGTTTGGGTCACGATTCCGCAGGAGGGATGA
- the csx29 gene encoding type III-E CRISPR-associated TPR-CHAT protein Csx29, which produces MSNPIRDIQDRLKTAKFDNKDDMMNLASSLYKYEKQLMDSSEATLCQQGLSNRPNSFSQLSQFRDSDIQSKAGGQTGKFWQNEYEACKNFQTHKERRETLEQIIRFLQNGAEEKDADDLLLKTLARAYFHRGLLYRPKGFSVPARKVEAMKKAIAYCEIILDKNEEESEALRIWLYAAMELRRCGEEYPENFAEKLFYLANDGFISELYDIRLFLEYTEREEDNNFLDMILQENQDRERLFELCLYKARACFHLNQLNDVRIYGESAIDNAPGAFADPFWDELVEFIRMLRNKKSELWKEIAIKAWDKCREKEMKVGNNIYLSWYWARQRELYDLAFMAQDGIEKKTRIADSLKSRTTLRIQELNELRKDAHRKQNRRLEDKLDRIIEQENEARDGAYLRRNPPCFTGGKREEIPFARLPQNWIAVHFYLNELESHEGGKGGHALIYDPQKAEKDQWQDKSFDYKELHRKFLEWQENYILNEEGSADFLVTLCREIEKAMPFLFKSEVIPEDRPVLWIPHGFLHRLPLHAAMKSGNNSNIEIFWERHASRYLPAWHLFDPAPYSREESSTLLKNFEEYDFQNLENGEIEVYAPSSPKKVKEAIRENPAILLLLCHGEADMTNPFRSCLKLKNKDMTIFDLLTVEDVRLSGSRILLGACESDMVPPLEFSVDEHLSVSGAFLSHKAGEIVAGLWTVDSEKVDECYSYLVEEKDFLRNLQEWQMAETENFRSENDSSLFYKIAPFRIIGFPAE; this is translated from the coding sequence ATGTCAAATCCGATTCGGGATATTCAGGACAGGCTGAAAACTGCAAAATTTGACAATAAGGATGATATGATGAACTTGGCATCCTCGTTGTACAAATATGAAAAGCAACTGATGGATTCTTCTGAAGCAACACTTTGTCAGCAAGGGTTGTCCAATCGGCCCAATTCATTCAGCCAGCTTTCCCAATTCCGGGATTCCGACATTCAAAGTAAAGCAGGCGGACAGACGGGGAAATTTTGGCAGAATGAATATGAAGCCTGCAAAAATTTTCAAACCCATAAAGAGCGGCGGGAAACTCTGGAGCAAATCATCCGCTTTCTCCAAAATGGCGCAGAAGAAAAAGATGCGGATGATCTGCTTCTGAAAACGCTTGCCCGCGCCTATTTTCACAGGGGGTTGCTCTACAGGCCCAAAGGCTTCTCTGTTCCGGCCAGGAAAGTCGAAGCAATGAAAAAGGCAATAGCGTACTGTGAAATAATTCTGGACAAAAATGAAGAAGAGTCGGAGGCACTAAGAATCTGGCTTTATGCCGCAATGGAACTCCGACGGTGCGGTGAGGAGTATCCGGAAAATTTCGCTGAAAAACTTTTTTATCTCGCAAATGACGGTTTCATATCCGAACTGTATGATATCAGACTTTTTCTTGAATATACGGAGCGAGAAGAAGATAACAATTTTCTTGATATGATCCTTCAGGAAAATCAGGACAGGGAACGCCTTTTTGAACTATGTCTTTACAAGGCCAGAGCGTGTTTCCATCTAAATCAGTTGAATGACGTGAGAATATATGGAGAAAGTGCAATTGATAACGCGCCGGGGGCTTTTGCCGATCCGTTCTGGGATGAGCTTGTTGAATTTATCAGAATGCTTAGAAATAAGAAATCGGAATTATGGAAAGAAATTGCCATAAAAGCGTGGGACAAGTGCCGCGAAAAAGAAATGAAAGTTGGCAACAATATTTATCTAAGCTGGTATTGGGCCAGACAGCGAGAGCTTTATGACCTTGCGTTTATGGCGCAGGACGGTATTGAAAAAAAAACGAGAATTGCTGATTCCCTGAAATCCAGAACCACACTCAGAATCCAGGAATTGAATGAACTCAGAAAAGATGCACATAGAAAACAAAATAGGAGATTAGAAGACAAACTGGATAGGATTATTGAGCAGGAAAATGAAGCCAGAGATGGTGCTTATCTAAGGAGAAATCCTCCTTGCTTTACAGGCGGAAAAAGGGAAGAAATACCTTTTGCCAGACTGCCCCAAAACTGGATTGCCGTCCATTTCTATCTGAACGAACTGGAATCTCACGAAGGCGGAAAAGGCGGACATGCGCTGATTTATGATCCTCAAAAAGCTGAAAAAGATCAATGGCAGGACAAATCCTTTGACTACAAAGAACTGCATCGGAAATTTTTGGAGTGGCAGGAAAACTATATTCTGAACGAAGAAGGGTCCGCCGATTTTCTGGTAACACTCTGTCGGGAAATCGAAAAAGCCATGCCTTTTCTGTTTAAGTCAGAAGTGATTCCCGAAGACAGGCCGGTATTGTGGATTCCGCATGGTTTCCTGCATCGACTCCCCCTTCATGCAGCCATGAAATCAGGTAATAACTCCAATATTGAAATATTTTGGGAAAGACATGCGTCTCGATATCTTCCTGCATGGCATCTGTTTGATCCTGCTCCATATAGTAGAGAAGAAAGCTCCACTCTTTTAAAGAATTTTGAAGAATATGATTTCCAGAATTTGGAAAATGGAGAAATTGAGGTTTACGCCCCCTCATCTCCCAAGAAAGTAAAAGAGGCAATTAGGGAAAATCCGGCCATTCTGCTTTTGCTTTGTCATGGTGAAGCCGACATGACCAATCCTTTTCGCTCCTGCCTGAAGCTTAAAAATAAAGATATGACCATCTTTGATCTGCTGACAGTGGAAGATGTAAGGCTCTCCGGTTCACGAATTCTTCTGGGTGCCTGTGAGTCCGATATGGTTCCACCGTTGGAGTTTTCTGTGGACGAACACCTTTCTGTTAGCGGTGCATTTCTTTCTCACAAGGCGGGAGAGATTGTTGCGGGTCTATGGACAGTTGATTCGGAAAAAGTTGACGAATGCTATTCGTATTTGGTGGAGGAGAAAGATTTTTTGAGAAATTTGCAGGAATGGCAAATGGCAGAAACAGAAAACTTTCGGTCTGAAAATGATAGTTCTTTATTTTATAAAATCGCCCCGTTCAGAATCATCGGCTTCCCGGCGGAATGA